Proteins encoded by one window of Pseudomonas sp. LS44:
- a CDS encoding phosphoribosylanthranilate isomerase, whose protein sequence is MSVVRCKICGITRLEDALAAVDAGADAIGLVFYDKSPRAVSVQQARLIISALPPFVSTVGLFVNADRDELNALLDALPLDLLQFHGDETASDCAGYRRPYIKALRVKSGDDIAAQVNQFSGASGILLDTYVEGVPGGTGKAFDWSLVPRELALPIILAGGLTPGNVRAAIEQVRPYAVDVSGGVEASKGIKDVEKIRAFIREVGRG, encoded by the coding sequence TTGTCCGTCGTTCGCTGCAAAATCTGTGGAATTACCCGCCTAGAAGACGCGCTGGCGGCCGTCGATGCGGGTGCCGATGCGATTGGCTTGGTGTTTTATGATAAAAGCCCGCGAGCCGTAAGCGTGCAGCAAGCGCGGCTAATCATCTCTGCTTTACCACCTTTCGTTTCAACCGTCGGTTTGTTCGTCAATGCTGATCGTGATGAATTGAACGCTCTGCTCGATGCACTGCCGCTCGATCTGTTGCAATTTCATGGCGATGAAACTGCATCAGATTGCGCCGGCTATCGTCGTCCCTATATCAAGGCGTTGCGTGTCAAGTCTGGTGATGATATCGCCGCTCAGGTGAATCAATTCTCTGGTGCTTCTGGCATCTTGCTTGATACCTATGTCGAAGGGGTGCCCGGTGGAACGGGTAAGGCTTTTGATTGGTCATTGGTACCCCGCGAGCTAGCGCTGCCGATCATTCTTGCTGGTGGTCTTACGCCTGGGAATGTGCGTGCCGCTATCGAGCAGGTCCGTCCTTATGCCGTAGATGTCAGTGGCGGGGTCGAGGCGAGCAAGGGCATCAAAGACGTGGAAAAAATTCGAGCTTTTATTCGTGAGGTTGGGCGTGGTTGA
- the accD gene encoding acetyl-CoA carboxylase, carboxyltransferase subunit beta encodes MSNWLVDKLIPSIMRSEVKKSSVPEGLWRKCPSCDAVLYKPELEKTLDVCPKCNYHMRIGARMRLNLFLDVEGREELGADLEPVDRLKFRDSKKYKDRLSAAQKQTGEKDALVAMRGALEGMPIVACAFEFEFMGGSMGAIVGERFVRAANVALERKCPLVCFSASGGARMQEALISLMQMAKTSAVLALLREKGIPFVSVLTDPVYGGVSASLAMLGDVIVAEPKALIGFAGPRVIEQTVREKLPEGFQRSEFLLEHGAIDLIVHRNELRPRLAKLLAQLTGLPTPSERTPAVA; translated from the coding sequence ATGAGCAACTGGTTGGTAGACAAGCTGATCCCCTCGATCATGCGTTCCGAGGTAAAGAAAAGCTCGGTGCCCGAAGGGCTTTGGCGTAAATGTCCCTCCTGCGATGCGGTGCTGTATAAGCCTGAGCTCGAGAAGACGCTGGATGTCTGCCCGAAGTGCAATTACCACATGCGCATAGGCGCTCGGATGCGTCTTAATCTGTTTCTGGACGTCGAAGGGCGTGAAGAGCTCGGTGCGGACCTCGAGCCGGTAGATCGCTTAAAGTTTCGCGACAGTAAAAAATACAAGGATCGACTGTCTGCTGCCCAGAAGCAGACTGGCGAGAAAGATGCCTTGGTAGCCATGCGCGGGGCCCTGGAAGGCATGCCGATAGTGGCCTGTGCCTTCGAGTTTGAATTCATGGGCGGGTCGATGGGGGCCATTGTTGGTGAGCGTTTTGTCCGTGCGGCAAATGTCGCATTGGAGCGTAAATGTCCCCTCGTATGTTTCTCCGCTTCCGGTGGTGCGCGGATGCAAGAGGCACTGATTTCCTTGATGCAAATGGCCAAAACCTCGGCCGTGCTGGCGCTCCTGCGTGAGAAGGGAATTCCTTTCGTATCCGTATTGACGGATCCGGTATATGGCGGGGTTTCCGCGAGTTTGGCGATGCTTGGCGATGTCATCGTGGCGGAACCCAAGGCTTTGATCGGTTTCGCCGGTCCGCGAGTGATTGAGCAAACGGTCCGCGAGAAGCTCCCGGAAGGTTTTCAGCGCAGCGAATTCTTGCTCGAGCATGGCGCCATCGATTTGATCGTCCATCGCAACGAGTTGCGTCCGCGTCTGGCTAAATTGCTTGCGCAGCTGACCGGCCTGCCAACTCCGTCCGAACGTACGCCTGCGGTAGCATGA
- the truA gene encoding tRNA pseudouridine(38-40) synthase TruA, translating to MSDAVMKTAAESAAVGFSRLALGIEYKGSRYRGWQRQASNVRSVQQTLEEALSAVAAEPVAVTCAGRTDAGVHASGQVVHFDTKVQRPLEAWVMGGNANLPRDISVTWAQVMPAHFHARFKATARRYRYVIYNDQIRPAHLGEEVTWNHRPLDVERMREASRWLVGTHDFSAFRATQCQAKSPIKQIHHLQVIPYGKMIVLDIRANAFLHHMVRNIAGVLMAVGAGEQSPAWVKTVLEGRNRREGGVTAHPYGLYLVQVEYPDEFILPQRYIGPHFLSALDESVADG from the coding sequence ATGTCAGATGCAGTAATGAAAACGGCAGCCGAATCGGCTGCCGTTGGCTTTTCCAGATTAGCTCTTGGCATCGAGTACAAAGGCTCTCGCTACCGAGGTTGGCAGCGCCAGGCGTCGAATGTGCGGTCCGTTCAGCAGACCCTCGAAGAGGCTCTTTCTGCCGTGGCGGCCGAACCTGTTGCAGTCACTTGCGCGGGGCGCACCGATGCGGGGGTGCATGCGAGTGGCCAAGTGGTGCATTTCGATACCAAGGTACAGCGACCACTGGAAGCTTGGGTAATGGGTGGTAATGCCAATTTGCCAAGGGATATCAGTGTTACTTGGGCCCAAGTGATGCCGGCCCATTTTCATGCTCGCTTCAAGGCCACCGCCCGTCGTTATCGGTACGTTATCTACAACGATCAGATTCGTCCGGCGCATCTTGGCGAAGAGGTGACCTGGAATCATCGGCCACTGGATGTGGAGCGAATGCGCGAAGCGAGCCGGTGGTTAGTGGGGACGCATGACTTCAGTGCGTTTCGAGCGACCCAATGCCAGGCCAAGTCGCCGATCAAACAAATCCACCATCTCCAGGTTATCCCGTACGGCAAGATGATCGTGCTGGATATTCGCGCGAACGCATTTCTGCATCACATGGTGCGCAATATTGCCGGCGTGCTGATGGCTGTGGGCGCCGGCGAGCAGTCTCCTGCATGGGTTAAAACCGTTCTGGAGGGGCGCAACCGTCGCGAGGGGGGCGTCACCGCTCATCCCTATGGTTTGTACTTAGTGCAGGTTGAATATCCGGACGAGTTCATTCTGCCGCAGCGGTATATCGGTCCGCATTTCCTTTCCGCCCTGGATGAGAGCGTGGCTGACGGGTAA
- a CDS encoding aspartate-semialdehyde dehydrogenase, with protein MSKSFDIAVIGATGSIGETLVELLEERSFPVGTLHLLASSESAGQSLPFRGKNVRVRTVEDFDFAQVQLVFFAATEAVTLAHASRAHAAGCSIIDLSNGLPSQVPQVVPEANGELLDTLQSPFLIASPSASVAVLATVLAPLRAVLKLQRVNVTACLAVSSLGREGVTELARQTTELLNMRPLEPRYFDRQIAFNLLAQVGSIDEGGYTALEKRLSAELKQVMALPLLKVAATCVQAPVFFGDSLSVSLQCAEVVDVAAVIAVLEAAPGIELIGGNDYPTAVGDAVGQDAVYVGRVRAGLDDATELNLWIASDNVRKGSALNAAQLGELLIKHYL; from the coding sequence ATGTCCAAGTCCTTCGATATAGCCGTGATCGGCGCCACCGGGAGCATTGGCGAAACACTCGTCGAGTTGCTCGAAGAGCGCAGTTTCCCCGTTGGCACGCTTCACCTGTTGGCCAGTAGCGAATCGGCCGGTCAATCTTTGCCGTTTCGCGGTAAGAACGTGCGCGTCCGAACGGTCGAAGATTTCGACTTTGCCCAGGTACAGCTGGTGTTTTTCGCCGCAACCGAAGCGGTGACTCTTGCTCATGCGTCACGTGCTCATGCGGCGGGTTGCTCGATTATCGATCTGAGCAACGGCTTGCCGTCCCAAGTTCCGCAAGTGGTGCCGGAAGCCAACGGTGAGTTATTGGATACGCTGCAATCACCGTTTCTGATTGCCAGTCCAAGCGCTTCAGTTGCTGTGTTGGCGACTGTTCTGGCGCCGCTGCGGGCGGTATTGAAACTGCAACGCGTGAATGTCACCGCCTGCCTGGCAGTCTCTAGTCTAGGGCGAGAAGGGGTGACCGAGCTGGCCCGGCAGACCACCGAGTTACTAAACATGCGTCCGCTGGAGCCGCGCTATTTCGATCGGCAGATTGCCTTCAATCTTCTTGCGCAAGTTGGTTCGATAGATGAGGGCGGTTACACAGCTCTGGAAAAACGGCTATCCGCAGAACTAAAACAAGTAATGGCGTTGCCTCTGCTCAAGGTAGCCGCAACTTGTGTGCAGGCGCCGGTGTTTTTTGGCGATAGCTTGAGTGTGTCCCTTCAATGCGCCGAGGTTGTTGATGTGGCCGCGGTCATTGCAGTCTTGGAAGCGGCGCCAGGCATCGAGCTGATAGGCGGTAATGACTATCCGACCGCTGTAGGGGATGCGGTCGGGCAGGATGCGGTATATGTTGGCCGGGTCCGTGCAGGCTTGGATGATGCCACCGAGCTCAATTTGTGGATTGCGTCTGATAATGTGCGCAAAGGCTCCGCATTGAACGCTGCACAATTGGGCGAATTATTGATAAAACACTATCTGTAA
- the folC gene encoding bifunctional tetrahydrofolate synthase/dihydrofolate synthase produces the protein MIHTTLADWLTYLEQLHPSAIDMGLERSREVASRLALGRPAKRVVTVTGTNGKGSTCAFLASFVRSQGLKVGVYSSPHLHRYNERVVINGIEASDAELCEAFAAVEAVRDDISLTYFEMGTLAAFWLFERADLDVVVLEVGLGGRLDAVNLIDADMAVITSIGVDHAEWLGDTRESVATEKAGILRPGCPALCGDLDPPQPLLDRVEQLPAPFYLRGRDYDLALAEQVWHWYGHSRAGELLELHALPLLDLPMENAALALQAYALLDLPWQRDQLALALSDTHLPGRLERRMLNWRGKPLTLWLDVGHNPHAAVFLAGRLADRPIAGRRLAVFGLLADKDLGGVLAPLLDHVQDWAVAPLQTSRTRSATELETTLLARGANVTAYPGVSAALDAQCERATAADEILLFGSFYCVAEAQEWLARHSTGEKQDGFAG, from the coding sequence ATGATTCACACCACGCTGGCCGACTGGCTTACCTATCTTGAGCAGCTCCATCCATCGGCTATCGATATGGGGCTTGAGCGCTCGCGCGAAGTCGCGAGCCGCCTCGCCTTGGGCAGGCCTGCTAAGCGTGTAGTGACTGTTACCGGTACCAATGGCAAGGGATCAACCTGTGCATTTTTGGCCAGCTTCGTGCGCAGCCAGGGGCTCAAGGTCGGTGTCTACAGCTCGCCCCATTTGCATCGGTACAACGAGCGGGTGGTAATCAATGGCATAGAAGCCAGCGATGCCGAGCTTTGTGAGGCGTTCGCTGCGGTTGAGGCGGTGCGCGACGACATTTCGCTGACCTACTTCGAGATGGGCACATTGGCGGCGTTCTGGTTGTTCGAGCGCGCTGATCTGGATGTCGTGGTGCTGGAAGTTGGCCTCGGTGGGCGGTTGGATGCAGTCAATCTAATCGATGCGGATATGGCAGTGATTACCAGTATTGGCGTGGATCATGCCGAATGGCTGGGCGATACGCGTGAGTCGGTAGCTACCGAGAAGGCCGGGATTTTGCGGCCAGGATGCCCGGCGCTGTGCGGGGATCTTGATCCGCCGCAGCCGTTGCTGGATCGAGTCGAACAGTTGCCGGCGCCTTTTTATCTGCGTGGGCGCGACTACGATTTGGCGTTAGCCGAGCAGGTCTGGCATTGGTACGGACATTCCCGGGCCGGTGAACTGCTCGAACTACACGCACTGCCTTTGCTGGACCTGCCCATGGAAAATGCTGCATTGGCATTGCAGGCCTACGCTTTGCTGGACTTGCCTTGGCAGCGTGATCAGCTAGCGCTGGCGTTGTCTGATACGCATCTGCCGGGACGTCTGGAGCGCAGGATGCTGAATTGGCGCGGTAAGCCCCTGACGTTATGGCTGGATGTTGGGCATAATCCTCATGCAGCGGTCTTTTTGGCGGGGCGCTTGGCTGATAGGCCGATTGCCGGCCGCCGATTGGCAGTTTTCGGCCTGCTGGCGGATAAGGATCTTGGCGGCGTGCTGGCGCCCTTGCTGGATCATGTGCAGGATTGGGCTGTAGCGCCATTGCAAACGTCGCGTACGCGCTCGGCTACCGAGCTGGAAACTACATTGCTGGCGCGGGGCGCCAACGTTACTGCCTATCCTGGCGTGTCGGCAGCATTGGACGCGCAATGCGAGCGGGCGACAGCGGCAGATGAGATTCTGTTGTTCGGTTCTTTTTATTGCGTGGCCGAGGCCCAGGAGTGGCTGGCCCGCCATTCCACAGGGGAAAAGCAGGATGGCTTTGCTGGATAA
- a CDS encoding class I SAM-dependent methyltransferase — MSEKAHVQVVQRQFGEQASAYLSSVVHAQGAEFALLQAEVAGRGEARLLDLGCGAGHVSFHVAPLVGEVVAYDLSAQMLDVVSAAAQERGLANIRTEQGAAECLPFADGSFDFVFSRYSAHHWSDVGQALREVRRVLKPGGVAAFIDVVAPGTPLLDTHLQAVELLRDTSHVRDYAAAEWLRLVGEAGLQVRSHARQRLRLEFASWVERMRTPEVFRAAIRALQQAVGEEVREYFEIAADGSFSTDVLVLWAER, encoded by the coding sequence ATGAGCGAAAAGGCCCATGTGCAAGTGGTCCAGCGCCAGTTCGGCGAGCAGGCCAGTGCCTATCTGAGCAGCGTCGTACATGCCCAGGGCGCCGAGTTCGCCCTGCTGCAGGCCGAGGTCGCGGGTCGTGGCGAGGCGCGGCTGCTGGATCTCGGTTGCGGTGCCGGGCACGTCAGTTTTCATGTTGCCCCGCTGGTCGGCGAGGTGGTGGCCTACGACCTGTCTGCGCAGATGCTTGACGTGGTGAGCGCCGCCGCGCAGGAGCGCGGGTTAGCCAATATCCGTACCGAGCAGGGCGCGGCCGAGTGCTTGCCGTTTGCCGATGGCAGCTTCGACTTCGTCTTCAGCCGTTATTCGGCGCACCATTGGAGCGATGTCGGCCAGGCCCTGCGCGAAGTGCGCCGAGTACTCAAGCCGGGCGGGGTGGCTGCGTTCATCGATGTGGTCGCGCCGGGCACGCCGTTGCTCGATACCCATTTGCAGGCGGTCGAGTTGCTGCGCGATACCAGCCACGTGCGCGACTATGCGGCGGCCGAGTGGCTGCGCCTGGTCGGTGAGGCCGGTCTGCAGGTACGCAGCCATGCGCGCCAGCGCCTGCGTCTGGAATTCGCTTCCTGGGTCGAGCGGATGCGCACGCCCGAAGTTTTTCGTGCGGCTATTCGAGCGCTGCAACAAGCAGTGGGCGAAGAAGTTCGCGAGTATTTTGAAATTGCCGCTGACGGTTCCTTCAGCACCGACGTACTGGTGCTGTGGGCCGAGCGTTAA
- the asd gene encoding aspartate-semialdehyde dehydrogenase, with the protein MKRVGLIGWRGMVGSVLMQRMLEERDFDLIEPVFFTTSNVGGQGPAVGKDIAPLKDAYSIDELKSLDVILTCQGGDYTSEVFPKLREAGWQGYWIDAASTLRMDDSSVIVLDPVNRRVIDQSLDNGTKNYIGGNCTVSLMLMALGGLFEAGLVEWMSAMTYQAASGAGAQNMRELIKQMGAIHASVADDLANPASAILDIDRKVAEAMRGEAFPTENFGVPLAGSLIPWIDKELPNGQSREEWKGQAETNKILGRFKSPIPVDGMCVRIGAMRCHSQALTLKLNKDVPISDIEGLISQHNPWVKLVPNQREASMRELTPTAVTGTLSVPVGRLRKLNMGSQYLGAFTVGDQLLWGAAEPLRRMLRILLER; encoded by the coding sequence ATGAAACGTGTAGGTCTGATCGGTTGGCGCGGTATGGTCGGTTCCGTGCTCATGCAGCGGATGCTGGAAGAGCGGGATTTCGATTTGATCGAGCCGGTGTTCTTCACCACCTCCAACGTCGGTGGCCAAGGCCCTGCGGTGGGTAAGGACATCGCGCCGCTGAAGGACGCCTACAGCATCGACGAGCTGAAAAGCCTCGACGTGATTCTGACCTGTCAGGGTGGCGACTACACCAGCGAAGTCTTCCCCAAGCTGCGTGAAGCTGGTTGGCAAGGCTATTGGATCGATGCGGCATCCACGCTGCGCATGGACGACAGTTCGGTCATCGTCTTGGATCCGGTCAACCGCCGGGTGATCGATCAGTCGCTGGATAACGGCACCAAAAACTACATCGGCGGCAACTGCACCGTCAGCTTGATGCTGATGGCTCTCGGTGGTTTGTTCGAGGCAGGGCTGGTCGAGTGGATGAGTGCCATGACCTATCAGGCCGCGTCCGGCGCCGGCGCGCAGAATATGCGTGAGCTGATCAAGCAAATGGGTGCTATCCATGCGTCGGTAGCGGACGATTTGGCCAATCCGGCCAGCGCGATCCTCGACATCGACCGCAAGGTGGCCGAAGCCATGCGCGGCGAAGCATTCCCGACTGAGAATTTCGGCGTGCCGCTGGCCGGCAGCTTGATCCCATGGATCGACAAGGAACTGCCGAACGGTCAGAGCCGTGAGGAATGGAAAGGCCAAGCCGAAACCAACAAGATTCTCGGTCGCTTCAAGAGCCCGATCCCAGTGGATGGCATGTGCGTACGTATTGGCGCAATGCGTTGCCACAGTCAGGCGCTGACCTTGAAGCTGAACAAAGACGTGCCGATCTCTGACATTGAAGGGCTGATCAGTCAGCACAATCCATGGGTCAAGCTGGTGCCGAACCAGCGCGAGGCCAGCATGCGTGAGCTGACTCCGACCGCGGTCACTGGCACCCTGAGCGTTCCGGTCGGTCGTCTGCGCAAGCTCAACATGGGCTCGCAGTACCTCGGCGCTTTCACCGTCGGCGACCAGCTGCTGTGGGGCGCCGCCGAGCCACTGCGGCGCATGCTACGGATTCTGCTGGAGCGCTGA
- a CDS encoding FimV/HubP family polar landmark protein, whose protein sequence is MVRVRKLVLAIAAASALTSGTAHALGLGEVTLKSALNQPLVAEIDLLEVRDLASNEVIPVLASPEEFTKAGVDRQYFLTDLKFTPVLKPNGKSVIRVTSSKPVREPYLNFLVQVMWPNGRLLREYTLLLDPPLYSPQTAIAAAPQLPVAAPVPRPSVAPTPAPRPVTSAPVVRQSTSAVMPTSAAKLDGDQYKTTSSDTLWDIAERSRASGSVHQAMLAIQDLNPDAFIGGNINRLRNGQVLRLPDDQQIKSRSQSEAIAQVAAQNTAWREGRSVVSAGARQLDATKRTQAGAAPAKTDAKDSLKLVSGDAKTAANDKGAGGDSKALNDKLAVTKESLDSTRRENDELKGRMTDLQSQLDKLQRLIQLKDDQMAKLQADLVAKGATAKDAAAPAVVAAPNTAAVPAPNPADTAPPVPAADTTVPDYNYSDDSAKSQAAAPDMVQPELAPVTPAAEAPIQPAAPVVSEAPAEQSAEQPQAPGFIDNLLLNPMLLGVLGGTGLLALLVGLMVLSRRNAVKENELQMSLADTDRSFDEDPNLSGTEFEGLESLEAVDTPSERVTAQTGDVLGEADIYIAYGRFNQAAELLQNAINDEPQRSDLRLKLMEVNAELGDREGFARQEQELREIGGVNAELNQFRAKYPAMAASAAAGVASAAGAVALSHDEVDSFSLDELSLDEEPSAPVQDNAFDLSLDDLDAELDRDIQNAATEDSLGDFDIDEELSFSSAPASADALEFDLNLEGEPAPSVETSDDFIDFNLDLDEQSGKPAAEEDFLLGLEDELPAAMVRDDLSDLSLELPADDFTSLELPADFDLSMDDDIPTAPAGDSFAAQLEAVSTDLDHSSLKEESSSEEFAELQTSSSSDLGSDDDFDFLSGTDETATKLDLARAYIDMGDTEGARDILDEVVSEGNGGQQQEARELIARLA, encoded by the coding sequence ATGGTTCGGGTACGCAAACTAGTACTGGCAATCGCGGCTGCTTCGGCGCTGACCTCAGGTACGGCGCATGCATTGGGTCTTGGAGAGGTGACGCTCAAGTCTGCTCTGAATCAACCCTTGGTGGCTGAGATCGATCTGCTTGAGGTGCGTGACCTGGCCTCAAACGAAGTAATCCCCGTACTGGCCTCTCCCGAAGAGTTCACCAAGGCGGGCGTGGATCGCCAGTACTTCCTCACTGATCTGAAATTTACCCCGGTCCTAAAGCCAAACGGAAAAAGCGTCATTCGCGTGACGTCGAGCAAGCCGGTTCGCGAACCGTATTTGAACTTCCTGGTTCAGGTGATGTGGCCGAACGGTCGCTTGCTGCGCGAGTACACACTCCTGCTCGATCCGCCGCTCTACTCGCCGCAAACGGCAATTGCGGCAGCTCCGCAATTGCCAGTAGCTGCGCCGGTGCCGCGTCCGTCGGTTGCGCCAACCCCTGCGCCGCGTCCAGTGACTAGTGCCCCAGTGGTTCGCCAGTCGACATCAGCCGTCATGCCGACAAGCGCTGCCAAGCTAGACGGCGATCAATACAAAACTACCTCTAGCGATACCCTGTGGGACATTGCTGAGCGTTCAAGAGCATCTGGTTCTGTGCATCAGGCCATGCTCGCCATTCAGGATCTCAACCCAGACGCTTTCATCGGCGGCAACATAAACCGGTTGAGGAACGGCCAGGTCTTACGCCTGCCTGACGATCAGCAGATCAAGAGTCGTTCGCAAAGTGAAGCTATCGCACAAGTAGCGGCGCAAAACACTGCCTGGCGAGAAGGGCGTAGCGTGGTAAGCGCTGGCGCTCGCCAATTGGATGCCACCAAGCGCACCCAAGCAGGTGCCGCTCCTGCGAAGACCGATGCTAAAGACAGCTTGAAGTTGGTTTCCGGCGATGCCAAGACTGCCGCGAACGATAAGGGTGCAGGCGGAGACAGCAAAGCACTGAACGATAAGCTGGCCGTAACTAAGGAAAGTCTTGATTCGACACGTCGTGAGAACGATGAGTTGAAGGGTCGCATGACTGATCTGCAAAGCCAGCTGGATAAGCTGCAGCGACTAATCCAGTTGAAAGACGACCAAATGGCCAAACTGCAGGCGGATCTGGTTGCCAAGGGCGCTACTGCCAAGGATGCAGCGGCTCCAGCAGTTGTTGCCGCTCCGAATACTGCGGCTGTTCCGGCGCCCAATCCGGCAGATACTGCGCCGCCAGTACCAGCCGCAGACACTACTGTGCCGGATTACAACTACAGTGACGACTCCGCTAAATCTCAAGCTGCTGCGCCTGATATGGTCCAGCCAGAGCTGGCGCCAGTAACCCCAGCTGCCGAGGCGCCCATTCAACCAGCTGCTCCGGTTGTCAGCGAAGCTCCGGCTGAGCAATCCGCTGAGCAGCCGCAAGCGCCAGGCTTCATCGACAATCTTCTGTTGAATCCGATGCTCCTCGGTGTGCTCGGAGGAACGGGGTTGTTGGCGTTGCTGGTTGGACTCATGGTCTTGTCACGCCGTAACGCCGTGAAGGAAAACGAGCTTCAGATGAGTCTGGCCGATACCGACAGATCCTTCGATGAAGATCCGAATTTGTCCGGCACGGAATTCGAGGGGCTTGAATCGCTTGAGGCTGTCGACACCCCGTCCGAGCGCGTAACAGCACAGACCGGTGATGTACTCGGCGAAGCGGATATCTATATTGCTTATGGCCGCTTCAATCAGGCCGCAGAACTCCTTCAGAACGCCATTAATGATGAGCCGCAGCGCAGTGATTTGCGCTTGAAGTTGATGGAAGTTAACGCCGAGTTAGGCGATCGCGAAGGTTTTGCTCGTCAAGAGCAGGAGCTGCGCGAAATTGGTGGAGTGAATGCTGAGCTCAACCAGTTCAGAGCCAAGTATCCGGCCATGGCTGCTAGCGCTGCAGCGGGTGTGGCAAGTGCAGCGGGCGCCGTTGCGCTTTCCCATGATGAGGTGGATAGCTTTAGCCTTGACGAATTGAGCCTGGATGAAGAGCCGAGTGCTCCCGTGCAGGACAACGCCTTCGATTTGAGTCTGGATGATCTGGACGCGGAGTTGGATCGTGATATCCAGAATGCCGCGACTGAAGATTCGTTGGGCGATTTCGATATTGACGAAGAGCTTAGTTTTTCTTCTGCGCCGGCCTCCGCGGATGCGTTGGAGTTCGATCTGAATCTGGAGGGTGAACCAGCCCCCTCAGTGGAAACGAGCGATGATTTTATCGATTTCAATCTGGATCTAGATGAGCAGTCCGGAAAGCCAGCAGCAGAGGAAGATTTCCTGCTGGGCCTAGAAGATGAGCTGCCTGCCGCTATGGTTCGCGACGATTTGTCAGACCTGAGCTTGGAGCTGCCGGCGGATGACTTCACATCTCTTGAGTTACCGGCGGATTTTGACCTGTCCATGGATGATGACATTCCTACGGCACCAGCTGGCGATAGCTTCGCTGCCCAATTGGAAGCTGTGAGTACGGACCTGGACCATTCGAGCCTAAAGGAAGAGAGTTCATCTGAAGAGTTCGCCGAACTGCAGACTTCCTCGTCTAGCGACCTAGGGAGCGATGACGATTTTGACTTCCTTTCTGGTACGGATGAAACCGCGACCAAGTTGGATCTGGCGCGAGCCTATATCGACATGGGAGATACCGAAGGCGCTCGGGACATACTCGATGAAGTGGTAAGCGAAGGTAATGGTGGTCAACAGCAGGAAGCGCGCGAGTTGATCGCACGTCTCGCTTAG
- the leuB gene encoding 3-isopropylmalate dehydrogenase, with amino-acid sequence MSKQILILPGDGIGPEIMAEAVKVLELANAKYDLGFELSFDELGGAAYDKYGVPLADETLERARAVDAILLGAVGGPKWDGIDPALRPERGLLKIRSQLGLFGNLRPAILYPQLADASSLKPEVVAGLDILIVRELTGGIYFGQPRESRVLENGERQAYDTLPYSESEIRRIARVGFDMARVRGKRLCSVDKANVLASSQLWRAVVEEVARDYPDIELSHMYVDNAAMQLVRAPKQFDVMVTDNMFGDILSDEASMLTGSIGMLPSASLDANNKGMYEPCHGSAPDIAGQGIANPLATILSVSMMLRYSFAEAEAAAAIEQAVGVVLDQGLRTGDIWSAGTTKVGTQAMGDAVVAALRNL; translated from the coding sequence ATGAGCAAACAGATTCTGATTCTTCCCGGCGACGGGATCGGCCCGGAAATCATGGCCGAGGCGGTCAAGGTGCTGGAACTGGCCAACGCCAAGTACGACTTGGGTTTCGAGCTGAGCTTCGACGAGCTGGGCGGCGCGGCCTATGACAAATACGGCGTGCCGCTGGCCGATGAGACCTTGGAGCGCGCGCGCGCCGTCGACGCGATCCTGCTCGGTGCGGTCGGTGGCCCCAAGTGGGACGGCATCGATCCGGCGCTGCGCCCGGAGCGCGGCCTGCTGAAGATCCGTTCGCAACTGGGCCTGTTCGGCAACCTGCGTCCGGCCATCCTCTATCCGCAATTGGCCGACGCGTCGTCGTTGAAGCCGGAAGTGGTTGCCGGTTTGGATATTCTCATCGTCCGCGAGCTGACCGGCGGTATCTATTTTGGTCAACCGCGCGAGTCGCGCGTGTTGGAAAATGGTGAGCGCCAGGCGTACGACACCCTGCCGTACAGCGAGAGCGAAATCCGCCGCATCGCTCGGGTCGGCTTCGACATGGCCCGCGTGCGCGGCAAGAGATTGTGCTCGGTGGACAAGGCCAACGTGCTGGCTTCCAGCCAGTTGTGGCGTGCGGTGGTTGAGGAGGTGGCCAGGGATTACCCGGACATCGAACTCAGCCACATGTACGTCGACAATGCGGCCATGCAGCTGGTGCGCGCGCCCAAGCAGTTCGACGTGATGGTCACCGACAACATGTTCGGTGACATTCTGTCGGATGAGGCTTCCATGCTCACCGGTTCCATCGGCATGCTGCCTTCAGCGTCGCTGGATGCCAACAACAAGGGCATGTACGAGCCATGCCACGGTTCAGCGCCGGACATCGCCGGCCAAGGCATCGCCAACCCGTTGGCGACCATCCTCTCTGTGTCGATGATGCTGCGCTACAGCTTCGCTGAGGCCGAAGCAGCGGCGGCCATTGAACAGGCCGTGGGTGTGGTGCTGGATCAGGGCCTGCGCACTGGTGATATCTGGTCGGCAGGCACTACCAAGGTCGGTACCCAGGCGATGGGCGATGCGGTAGTCGCCGCTTTGCGTAATCTGTAA